One Zymoseptoria tritici IPO323 chromosome 5, whole genome shotgun sequence genomic window, AGCGCAGGATGTGACAGGGGACAGCGGACAAGGTTGAAGTCTTGCGGTGTAACCAGGCTGtgaacaacaacgacaactcGCCCTACCAGAATCGCCGTTGCTGACCTTCATGCTCAAGTCAGCCGTGATATTGGATACACATATCTTTGAGCAGAAGTCTGTAGCAGCGATCCTCGCAGACCTGTAGCAATTCAAGTGAGATGACAATGAGGCGCAGATGCGCGATTTCATTGCTGCCACGTCGTATAATCCATGCTCGGAACAAGGCGCAGGAGACGACGCGCAAGCAGCGACGAGGATCTTTGATGATTGAGCTGGCTGGTCGCCAGTAGTATCACATGACGATTCAGACGACACGACGGAAGGTCAGCATGGGCTGCGCGGTGAACGGAATCGGATGAGGGAAAGCCCGTGCGAACAGCGGATGGCGGCGGAAGTCTTTTTGCGAGGTATATAGTCGAAGCAAATTTCACGCAATTCGCAACTTCGCTGCCAGAGTTCCTCCACACCACGACCACATCCATATCGCCGCCATCACAATGCGCCTTTCCACAACGCTTGCGTCGATCGTGGCGGCTCTTGCCTACGCAAATGCTATGGCTGTCAGCCCGCGTGGGTGACCCAAACAGTTGACGGATTTTACGAGTGGCTAATGATTGCTTGCAGCTGCTGAAGAACTCGCAGTCGCTCATGAGAAGCGTGATGCTGAGCCACGACCTCAAGTTGGCATGGAAGCGCGAAGTATCTTCGCTCGGGGTAAGTGAGACATATGAACCACCACATCTCGCCTTACTGACCATGATCAGACAATGGTTGCAGGGGCTGTTACTGTGGAGAGCGGGGCTGTGACGACGACTGTTGCGAGGATTGGGATTAGTGCCAAGGCGATCGTTGCCCATAACACAGGCGACCAGGAAGTTGGATCGAGGTGAAGTTGGACATGGCGCAATTATACGAGGGGTATACGAATGTGAAGTCCGAATAGGCTGCCCGCAGCGCTAAATCCCTCGACTCTCGAGGACCAATTTGAACACATTTGAGCACGATATTGAACGGAGTATTGAAAGGACTTCCGTAGAGTAACCCTGACGCCGACCCTGACCCGTTCCAGCTCGTTGCCGCTTGTGCAAAAGCAAGATACGCCCAGCGGTATACAGTATACCCGCAAGTCTGACACCAAGCCACTTGAAAATTTGGCTGCAACTTTACATTGCGCTACGTTGGCTACGCGCAATAACTAGGCATCAATAAGGCATGAATTCGATCGGGCCGTTCTAATTTCTCCTTGTACGCGTTGGACGCACTCCGTTCAAGGAGGGTCTGTAGGCAGTGTTCTACTTAGGCAAACTCGTATAGAGCGGTGGCGATGATGACCATGATGATAGCTGCGTACTAATTACAACTAACTCGTCTCCGGTTCGCCGAGATAGAAGAGTCGCGGATACTCCAACATGTTCTCGAAAGTACAGAACTCGACTGCACCTAGCTCAAAGTCCATCTGAATCTCTGGTAATAGGGAGTCCAGCACTTTGTTCAACTCGATCCTGTCATCTCCTTCGATATACCGGAGGAGGTATGCTACCGATATGTGGAACGGGTAAACCTCGTGGTTGGGAGCCCGAAACCCAAGGACTGATGCTAAGCGGTCTCGCAGCCGGCGCATGcgcttctcttcttctggcGTGGCACCTTCAACGTGGAGGCCGATTCCAACAACAGCAGCGTCAAAATCGAGGACCTTCATCTTGTACGGTGGAGCCAAACCCTCCGTCTCGAGTTGCATTCCGAACTTCCTCAGACGCTGAGAGAAGTCTTTCGTGGATTCTGGGAGCGGCTTCTTGACCATGCCGACAGGCCACATGCCTACTTCGCACTCGGTTTCTCGTACGCCGTCGAAAACGGTCATATGCCACGAGGCGGCCGGTAGGAGGCGGATCTTCTCTCCGAGGGTTGGATGTGATTTGATGGTGTCGTAGACTTTGCGCAACCCGGCTACCAGCTGCGAATCCGAGGCGAGATGGCACACGGTCGTGTTGCCGGGATACCTCTGAGCGACACCTGATTCATCGAATTTGAGCGGCACGCCGATGGGATATGGGGGACGCTCGGCATTGTGAGGCTTGGAGACCTCGCAGTCGGTCTGAAGTGACATTTGAATGACTGACGGAGAGGTGCTGTGAGTCGTGGACAGGTTCTTCCGTGGACAGGTTCTTTCGTGGACAGGTTCTTTCGGGATGATGGGAAGACGGGGATGGGTCTGTCCAGCTCCAAAGAAAAGAAGAACTGAAAGAAGAGCACGTTTGTCCTCTGCTCGCTTTGAGTGCGATCGCGAtcaaggcagcgagttctTCGGGACTATCGCATGAGGATATTTGTTGTGAGAGCTTAGCGATCGGCTCGAGCTGACCTACTCGTATCTCCTTCCGTTTTCGTGAGCCGTCGGCTCGAGCGCGTCGCTTAACAGATGCCCTCTTCGTATAGCCGACGCTGACGACCCTCAATATTGACAAGCCTCGAACTTACTTGGACGACACGAGGGTATCCTTGATTGCGTTCCCCAGCATCGAGAGCCACGATGTGCATCTCATCGCTTTCACTGGCTGTTCTGTTCACCACGAAGGGAACGCTCTTTCCAACATTGCGGGCAGCATGTGGGTGACCGAATTCCCGAACCATGTGCCACGAGGCACCAGGAACTGCCACATTGATGAGAACCTCAAGCTATAGAACTAAGAGCAAGTCGACCAAGCCTCTGGAAGTATCGTCAGAACCACCGTACCTGAATCGTCGACACTGCACTGTCTTTCCTTCTGAGGTCGATTCCCAGATCTTGATTATCATACACTCGCTAGGACAGGGAAAAACATCAATATGGCTACTGCTCAGAGTGACTTCAAGAGAGCCGAAGAAGACCAGGTCTCGCACGCGGAATGGCTCGTCAACGCCCGAGATGCCACTGCCCGTGAGCACGACATGGGCATTAGAAATGCCCTCAAGCGGTACCCCAAGGCCGCGCTATGGAGTCTTGCCATGTCCAGTACTATTATCATGGAAGGCTATGATACAATGCTAATGGGAAACTTCTTCGCTCAGCCGGCTTTCAAGACTCACTATGGCCAGCGGACGGCGAAAGGCAAATACGAGATCCCGGCTCCGTGGCAGGCTGGCCTTAACAATAGTTCGTCTTGCGGTCAACTCATCGGTCTCCTACTTGCTGGACATATTAGTGAGAGGTTCGGGTTCCGGAAGACGATGCTTGGCGGTCTTGCCCTCGCAAGTGCTTTTATCTTCCTCCAGTTCTTTGCGCCGAGCCTTGAGATCCTCCTCGTTGCTCAGATTCTCTTCGGTAGGCTGTTACTTGGTGTTCTGTCATTCTTCCGCGTTATCATACGGATCTAACATATCACTTCTAGGTATTCCCCTTGGTCTGTTTCAGACAGTACCAATAGTATATGCTGCCGAGATCGCGCCAGTATCTCTAAGGCCATACTTGACGAACTACATCAACTTCTGCTGGGTAAGCCACTTGTCGTACGGGCGTTGGGATCGGGGAAGTCCAATGCTAATCTCAAACCAGGCGATTGGACATCTCATCGGTTCTGGTATCCTTCGCGGCTCCCTCCAAATCGATGGTCGATGGGCTTATAGAGTTCCCTTCGCTCTCCAGTAAGACTCCGACCATCCCCCCGAAGTGGCGCGCTACCTTCGTGTCATTGGCGCAAGTACTCATCGTGATTCCACTGAGGAAGCGAAGTCTGGGCTGCCAAGTACCGGCGGATTTCGCTGACTTCTGCTTCTAGGTGGTTCTGGCCGCTGGTTCTGATTCCTacgctcttcttcgccccTGAAAATCCTTGGTGGCTAGTCCGCCAGGGCAGATTGGCTGAGGCCAAGGACGTCCTTGCCGATATCTCCTACGGAGAGACCGACGAAGATAATGACAAGAGTATTGCCCTGATGGTCGTCACTACGGAACACGAGAGATACATCAACGCCAACACGACCTATATTGCGTGCTTCAAGGGCACAGATCTCAAGCGGACACTTACTGCTATGGGTGTGTATTGTGTACAGACCTTGAGCGGCAACCCTCTACGAAGCTCTTCGACATACTTCATGGTCCAGGCTGGGTTCTCAAGTACACGGGCTTTTGACATGACTATCGTCAACTACGCCTTGGCCCTTATTGGCGGTTTCGTTTCAGTAAGTATAGTTCAAATCGAGCACTTCCGCGACCAATTGACTTACGTGTTTCGCTTACAGTGGGGCCTATTGCCGCTCTTCGGGAGAAGACCGACGTATTTCTGGACTCTAGTGATGATGCTGGCCCTTCTAATTATCATCGGTAGCCTGGGCGTTGCCCAGATACATTCAACAAACACAGCCTACTCCTGGACCGTCGCCGTGGCTCTTATGatctcctctttcctatacaACGCCGGCATGGGACCATTGACAAACACTATCTGTAGCGAGGTCCCCTCCGGCTTGCTACGTAGCAAGACCGTGGTCCTAGCACGCTGGACGTATACGGCACTAAACGTCATCGCCAACACCTTTACGCCTTACCAATTGAACCCAACAGCTTGGAACTGGGGCGCGAAGACTGGATTTTTCTGGGCTGGAGGTTGTCTCATCTCGGTTGTCTTCGCTTTCCTGTATGTACCCGAGACCAAGGACAGGACAGCAGCCGAGGTGGACATCATGTTTGAGCGACGAGTCTCTCCTCGCCGCTTCAAGGAGACAGCAGTCGACCTCGTTGAAGCTATTGATGGGAAGGAAATCGATGTGAAGCTGTAAGATGAGCCATTGGAAAGCGTGGACTTCCGAGGACGTCATGTGGACATTGTTCACTCTGTGATTGTAATAGTATCGAAAAGTTTTGGTTCGTTCGGCGGATCGTCTGCTCGCGCACTCGCGCGCCCGGCCTCGCAGAGCCGCGCCCGAAATTGTCACCTGTGCCGGACTAGAGGGTAGGCAGTACAGCCCATTTGTCGCGATGGAGGGCATGGTGCCGATGAACCACTGAGTGCCCGCCGTAACGTCGGAACGCGGGAGTCTCAATCGAGAGAATCACATGTACGGCGGCGGCATACGGAAGTACCAGAGGCAGAAGTACATCGAGGTGACTCTCCTCTCCTTGCGTATCTGTGCATCAGCCAGCTCCTGGGCAAAAGCCGCGAAGAATTTGCTGCGATAGACCGGCGACTCGATCTGGGTGATTTTGTGCACTGCCCACCGATTCTGCTCCTTGTCCATGCACTCGATCGCATATAAGAATAGGGCTCGGAGGTATCCCGGATTCAGACCGGTGGGCGTGCGCTCACACTCGTCGTCTACGATGTTCCTGATGGCACGTTGTGACTCTCTGGAGATAGTAGACTTCGAGACAGGATCTCCAAGCACGCGCTCGATTTCCACGAGTTCTGTATGGTAGGCGGTATTGCAAACGCCAGCAAGGCTGATGACCAGGCCGGCCAGCCTAGGCGCAAGCTGTTCGCGTAGTTCTTGCGGCGACTGCCGCTGTACTGGTGGACGGGTGTCCCAGAGCGCCTGCAGCTGCGCCTTGATATGCGTTATAAGCTGCGTGACCTCCTGCTGATCCGTTCCTTTGGTGCGGGAGCGGTGGTAATGCGTCAGTTGGGCAATTTCCCCAGATAGAAGCTGAAGTCGATAGTAAAAGTCAAAAGCCGGGGTGGACAAGACCTCATAAAGATGCATCGACAAATCGAGCCGTTCGCTTGCGGGCGGACTGAGGCTTGTGAGAGGTCCGTCGTCCCGGGGCAATAAGTCGCAGATCGACCGGGCCAGCAGACCAGATCCCCCTCCGCGCAGCGTGACAACCTGCAGAATCCTAAGCCATGCGACTAGCCTCATCGACAATGCCGAACGATTGCCTGGATATCGTCCCCAAGAACCTAGGCGGTTAAGAAACAGCTCGCTTGGTGTCTTGAAGAATGGCGGCTCCTCGTCTCGGTGCACGAGATCGAAGAGACAGATGAGGAACATTACCATGAGACAATGATCCTGATTTTGTTCATCATTGGCTAGGAGCTCCTCGAATGATGTTTGCGTCGCATGTTGAATGGAAATGGCCTTTGACAGAGGCATGCTATAAGCCTGCGCGTTGAACAGTGTGGCCACGGCCGTCATCCCAGACAAGATAGCAGAACAGTCCGCGCTTGCGTTGACCATGTGGCGTTTGGCAAGGTCCCAGTTCACAGCATCGAATGGTGTGATCCCTGGACACTCGACGAGCGTCACGAACAAAGACTTCACCTGAGACGTATCCTCACAGGAAACAAGTAGATCCATGGTTGTCGTTAGCTCGATGTCGCGAGAGATCAAGCTGGCAGGCTCGTCGCCTACGCtgttctcctctccatcttgAGTGAGTCCGTCGCGAAATGGACATCCTTGTTGTCGATGCCACTGCCGGTCTTCCAGTGCCTTCTCGAGCTGAGCGGTGACATTGACGATGGGTGTGTCTGGGTGCCCAAAGGGTTCCGTGCGGTCAATTGCATCGGAATCTGGCTGCAACGTCGAAGATGACAGGGTTGTGTACCTTGCTTGAGATGCTGACCCTTGGTAGTGATCTGATCGGGTGCTCGGGGTAGTGTCCTGTGACTCCTGTCGTGGTGGAGAGCCCGTCGTTCGGCGTGTGAGCGAGGTCGTCAAAGGCGATGCACCAATGTCAGTCCCAGGACGGGATCGCGTCTTTCGGATCTGGTAGACACACTGTCGCTCCAGTCTAGTGCAGTTGCGACATACTGGCTGAGTCTCATCGCATTTCACCTTGCGGGACCGACACGTTAGACAGCCGGTACGCACTCTGCCGCGTCTATCGCTGGCCATGCTCTCATAGGTGCTTTGCTGTCGTCGAGCCGAAGGCGTTGCCCTCGCGGTGCAGGGTCTCTGCTGTTGCCGAGTTCAAGCCAACTTCGAGAAGTCTCGTCGTCTCGTCGTCTCTCGCTTATGTCAATTGTCGGCATGGAAAGGAGAGCAGCCAAAGCTCGTCGGCTCGAGGGTCGACCGTCGGCTGTCGGTAAAATGAccgatcttctcctccggctcgaCAGGGCATTTAAGCTTTGTAAGctgatgtcgttgtcggctAAATCCATCTTCTTTTCTTCCAAGCGACATCGCTCAATGCTATTCATTTCCGACATGCGGCAAGCGCTCTTTTGCGATCGCTTTCGTACTCGATGAGCCATCCGAAAGAAACACCTGGGCCTGGCTCGCTCGATTCATCACCATGGAAGGGATCATGGAGCGATCCGCTGTTCCTCTACAAGTATCagagcccttcttagtggTCAAGCGAGCATCGCTTCGTATGCGGCAATCTTTCGCGGTGCAGAAAGATTGTGTCCCAAACGGAACGAAAATCCCAAGAATCACGGCAGTATGGATCTCCATCAGCTCTGTGCCGACATGATCACTGTCGCAAAAGAAGCTGGCGACATCGCCAGAACTGCGCAGCCGACGACTGGAACGATCGCTACCAAGAAGAACAGTCAGACAATGCCACAAACCGAGAACAGCGATCAAGAAGCGATCAACTGACAGCTCTACCCCACAGCTACCGATATTGTGACCGAGACCGACAAGGCTGTGGAGGCCCTGATCCGAGAACGCCTCACCACACGATATAGATATTTCGACTTCCGAGGAGAGGAGTCGCACGAGGCCGCTTCGGAAATGACAGACCGGCCCACGTTCATCGTGGATCCAATAGATGGCACGTCCAACTTCATCCACGGCCTCCCCGACGTCTGTGTATCCATCAGCGTCGTGGTTAGCCAATCGCCAACCGTTGGAGTAGTGTACAACCCATTTACCGACGAGCTTTGGACGGCAATCAAGGGTCACGGCGCCTTCTACTCACGTAATGACGGCCCAACTGAGAAGCTTCCCTTGAGGGCCGCTGCACCTCTGGACTTATCATCAGCCTGCGTCGGTATCGAATGGGGAAGCGACCGCGAGGGTCCCGCATTCGATCTGAACCTCCACGTCTTCACGATGCTCGCCAGAACGGAGCGGACCAATGGCAAGTTTGTCAACTCACTCCGGTGCACCGGCTCGGCAGCCATCACCATCTGCAGGGTCGCAGCTGGGCAGCAGGACGCTTTCTGGGAGTGCGGAAGCTGGGAATGGGATGTTGCTGCCGCGTGGTGCATTCTCGTCGAGGCGGGCGGTATCATGGTGGACGGGCATCCCACCGGGAATTGGAACCCGCCGGTGGATAGTCGCAGGTATTTGGCGGTTCGGGCTGCAAACAGCGGACAAGAGCGATTCGTAGAGGAGTTCTGGGCTGTTATTCGAAGCGGTATGTAGGAGGGAGATCGGAATCGGGAGTGCCCTCTACCATCTGCCGAAATGCGTATCCATCGGGTCCTGAGTCTTGCAGCTGCCGGAGCGTTGAGCCTCGATCGCTTCCTGTAAAGAAGACCGATGACCCCAAGTTGCTGCCTCTATCCTCATAGAGTGGCAACTGGATCGATTTTTCATCCATCTGTGGTCGTATGTGCTAGTGATC contains:
- a CDS encoding uncharacterized protein (small mitochondrial peptide, predicted. unknown function. No hits with protein databases, neither with hypothetical . small (90 amino acids) peptide; no Trp and Cys. Probable M graminicola specific protein (novel gene).), with the protein product MLWLSARLLKNSQSLMRSVMLSHDLKLAWKREVSSLGTMVAGAVTVESGAVTTTVARIGISAKAIVAHNTGDQEVGSR